tcatctcaaaatatattgatatattccCTTCTCAATATGTTCTTGAAGAAACACTTCAATTCTTAACATTGTTGTCGTATTGTTTGATCTTAAATGCTTcctctgtccctatttagttATCCACTTTAGAAATGACACACGtattaagataacaataattaatatagtgaagttataattttactcttattaattatggtttaaaaaagggataatgcacacaTACCCCCTCAAcgtatgtccgaaatctcagagacacacttatactatactaaggtcctattaccccctgaacttattttataagtaattttctacccctttttagcctatgtggcactagtttgaaaataaaagtcaaccattgttgggcccacaagatagtgccacgtaggtcgaaaagggataaaaaattattaataaaataagttcagggggttaataggaccttagtataatataattgtgtctctgagatttcggacataggttgagggggtacttggataTTATCCCTTTAAAAAATGATGGATTCAAACTTGAAaatttccaagaagtttaaatgAGGGTATCATAAgaaatctttttttgttttgtacaAGTAAATAGAGACAGAGGGAGTATTCAACAGGAGTgcttgaatatgttatgttgtATTGTTTGCTAGAGTATCTGTTATAGTATCTTTCacttataaacttaattaagtAAATGCTAATTAAAGAGTAAAGACCCAAAGTCATCTGATTGTCACAGACCTAAGACCgaagttatatttatatttgaaaaatgttataaaatatatctatatattaaattttacatatcgttaatatttaaaatatatttacatacatataaGATTGTTCGGTTCgggaattattatttttttataaattaaaaagaccATCTTAATTGTTCGAACAATCAtacacttaaataaaaatccacaatattattaaaaaatagcaTAAATCAATTCGATTAGATTGATGGATGCTTGTTATAAATTGAGAAGACTAGAAGTTTGTAGGAAAAATTGAATGGGATTTTTTCTGTCAATAATCTTTCTACATTATCAATAACTGATCTTTTGGTTATTATGAGCTCACAGCCAGAGAATAATTGGAGGGAATTTAAGAAGTTTTGATGAAATTCTAACACCTTGTTTGAATAGTAGTTACTATAAtgttagtttaaatataatactgatttgttttgattgttatttaACGAATGATTTTGCGTGATCACGTCATTTCCTTGATATTCTCTTCTCATTTCCTTTATCTTACCTTTTAATAGTACCTTATTTCGCTTGTTGGTTTATCACTCAAATTGTTGATGTGTGAAATTATGTGACGGTGGAGAATGTTACAAAACTAACATTGCATTcattaaaacaatttaataatatactATGATATATTATGAAACAATTCGTAATAACCACCGAAATAGGAAAAAGAATGGTACTGTGTCCAGGGGCGGAGCTACCTTGTACGAAACGGGTTCATCCGAACCTCCTTTggcgaaaaattatattatttatatatggttaaaataattttatatacgTAAATAATTGATGTTGAACCCTTTTCGGctatttcatttttctattttctacCGATTTTGAACCCTTTTATTGAAAACTCTGACTGTGTCAACTGTTGGAATGCCAAACGAAAAGTGAAAACATGcagaagtgtttttttttttgtgatgaaAACGATGAGTTTAGTATTATTGGGGATACAAAacacattaaatttatttaattatccCCTTAATTGGAAAATCAACAGTCATTCATCATGATTGATGATTGTTAACGCTCATAAATCCccttaaatttttaactttttatgaagtttattATAAGATAATTCATTTAGGCTTTTTTTGGGACATAACATTCTAGATTTGTTGAACTTCTATTATTTGTTAAGAAAACTGAGGCCCTCAAATTTGGAGGCGTATGACAATTGTGTCCCTGTTAAATAGTTAATTttcgaaaagaaaaatatcattatatattCGATTGTAGTTTACCTTTAAACTTCTCTCTTTTTAAATTGTACTATTTTAATTTGACGTGTTTTTTACAGTTGCAAAAATATCACGATATATTTAAAACTAcgagttaattttattttaaaatttatactaaatcaAACAAATCACATGAATTTAAACAATGAAGAactatcaaaaatttatttcttatattatgcaCATTAAAATTCAAACGTCCTTAAATACTCATTATTAAATTCCTTAACTTCGTCATTATACAATTGAATTTTGACTTGTTTTGAAGTTCGATTTTTGTCACTatcttatttattaatatggcaccaaaaaataaaaaaaaattgttacaaatttcaatttatctataaaaacattattgttattttactgAAAATACATGGAGCATATATTTTGcagtctttttttttattttcttttttcttttaggtGATGATGTGCAACCCACGTTTCATGAGATCTAAGTTTGAGGTTGACACGTTggagtaataatataataaagtggtctttgataaaaattattttgtattcgagataatttttttagtgtaaattaaaattaatcaaattttaaaaaaatatgattaataataataataaaaattgtagatattaaaattttgtggaATTTACAAGATTAAGTTTCAATTTCAATTATTGCTCTTGGGGCTATTCTACCTTGAATCTTGGCTCATTTTTATAAAACgaatggaaatttttttttggccaaatgatattttatctttttaaaatatttttaaccttttaactttaatatcttttaatttaaaaatatatataaaaaaaagattaatttattttaatataaaaaaaaatcataattttttaaaattttctggcTATTTAACACTTTcttaaatgaataatatattattttgaagagGTATCTTGAATATATTCCataaattcatataatattcataaataaattggtcaacaactaaatattttaagaaatctataaaattcaaatcaaataaatctcGAGGATGTTCATACCATCATATATATTTGACAAAATATTACATGACACTCCGAATTACAAAGATCATCAAGAGAGAAGAATTAAGGGAAAGAACATAATTCTACTCActttatattagaaaataaatatatattcttttctaCGTTTGCAACTAATAACCCTCGAATCAcgaaaaaaaatttagagataaaatcaagaagaaaTAGATTGCATGGAACTTTACTAGAACTAAGTGTACATATTTTGTAATTTCTTGAGAAATCAAATAAACGAAAAACTCCAGTATTATTATCCTCACACTACAATATGATATCAAGAGCATGGATCCTATCGGCTGGGTGCTAATGATACGGTTCGGtcgattattttttaagaaatatattgttttaattattttatttggatattttataatataataactaaaattagactttttaatattatttcaattatattGATTTCTCTTCTGTATCGGTGCGGTTTggttaatttttcattttttctacttttaaaatatcatcTCAAAATATACTATTATTGATGTATTCCCTTCTCAAATATGTTCTTGAAGAAACACTTCAATTCTTAACCTTGTTGTCGTATTGTTTGATCTTAAATGCTTcctctgtccctatttagttATCCACTTTAGAAATGACACACGtattaagataacaataattaatatagtaaaattataattttacccttattaattatggttttcaaaaatgatggattcaaacttgaaaattttcaagaagtttaaatGAGGGTATCATAAgaaatctttttttgttttgtacaagtaaatagggacagaAGGAGTATTCAATAAGAGTgcttgaatatgttatgttgtATTGTTTGATAGAGTATCCGTTATAGTATCTCtcaattataaacttaattaagtAAATGCTAATTAAAGAGTAAAGACTCAAAGTCATATGATTGTCATAGACCTAAGACCgaagttatatttatatttgaaaaatattataaaatacatttatatattaaattttacatattgttaatatttaaaatatatttacatacatgtAAGATTGTTCGATtcgaaaatttttatttttttataaattaaaaagatcaTCTCAATTGTTCGGacaatcatacagttaaataaaaatcaacaatattatttaaaaaaagcaTAAATCAGTTCGATTAGGTTGATGGATGCTTGTTATCTGTGGCTGAGCTAGAATTTTATCTAAGGAGCgttaaaatattaagaaataaaatcgCATAGATATCAAAGAGTatcaatatacaatatatatacataaaaaataatttttattctaaCTACACAATGTAATTTTTCGACGAAGGGGTGCACTACTCATTATAAATTGAGAATAGTAGAAGTTTGTAGGAAAAATTGAATGGGATGTTTTCTGTCAATAATCTTTCTACATTATCAATAACTGATCTTTTGGTTATTATGAGCTCACAGCCAGAGAATAATTGGAGGGCACCTTTGTTTGAATGGCTGTTACTATATTGTgagtttaaataaaatatttgttttgattgttatttaaatttattacatcATATCGTTTAAATTCATCGTAACTAACAATGAAAAGTCATATTTTGTTTAACGAATGATTTTGCGTGATCATGTCATTTCCTTGATATTCTCTTCTCATTTCCTTTATCTTACCTTACTAAGCTTGTTGGTTTATCACTCAAATTGTTGATGTGTGAAATTATGTGACGATGGAGAATGTTACAAAACTAACATTGCATTTcattaaaacaatttaatacGATACTATGATATATTATGAAACAATTCGTAATAACCACTGAAACAGGAAAAAGAATGGTACTGTGTCCAGGGGCGGAGCTACCTCGTATGAAGGGGGTTCATCCGAACCTCTTTTggcgaaaaattatattatttatatatggttaaaataattttatatacgTACATAGTTGATGTTGAACCCTTTTCGGCTACTTTATTTGTCTACCGATTTTGAACCctcttattgaaaattctgaTTCCGCCTATTGACTGTCAACTGTTGGAATGCCAAACGAAAAGTGAAAACATGcagaagtgtttttttttttgtgatgaaAACGATGAGTTTAGTATTATTGGGGATACAAAACACATTAAGTTTATCTAATTTTTCCCTTAATTGGAAAATCAACAGTCATTCATCATGATTGATGATTGTTAACGCTCATAAATGATCAAATAACATGTATAAATAGCCCTATGGTGAATGCATATGATcatcaagaaaaaaatcacACATTGTGGAGAAGCAACAAAACATTTATCACAATGCATATCACGAATAATGACTCTGCTTCTTCTACTAGTGAATGTGATCTACAAGTTGTTGATCAAAAACATCTCGCACTGATAGAACCACATGGCTCTTGTGTTCCTGCACCTATTGTTTCATCTTTCAACGATAGAATTCGACCACTCCTCGACTGTGTTGACAAGCTTCGACACCTTAACATAATGCAAGAAGGCATCCAATTGCCTACTATTGTGGTGGTTGGTGATCAATCTTCTGGAAAGTCTAGTGTACTCGAATCACTTGCCGGAATCAGTCTACCTAGAGGACAAGGCATTTGCACTAGAGTGCCACTCATCATGAGGCTCCAGAATCATAATGAGACAGAGCTGCACTTGGAGTATAATGGAAAGTTAGTTCCAACTGATGAAGTTAACATTGCGGAGGCGATTGTTCTTGCAACTAATGAGATTGCTGGACATGGTAAAGGAATATCGAATATCCCTTTATCACTCATAGTGAAAAAGAATGGTGTTCCTGACTTGACTATGGTGGATTTGCCTGGAATTACTAGAGTTCCTGTTCACGGACAACCGGAAGATATCTTTGAACAAATTTCAgatattattatgaaatatataacaCCTGAGGAAAGcataattttgaatgttttaTCAGCTACTGTTGATTTCCCTACTTGTGAGTCTATTCGGATGTCGCAGAAAGTGGACAAAACCGGGGAAAGGACTATAGCTGTTGTGACAAAAGTTGATAAAGCTCCTGAAGGGCTACTTGAAAAAGTTACATCAAATGATGTGAATATAGGACTTGGCTATGTTTGTGTTAAGAACAGAACTGGGAATAAGTCTTACGATGAAGCTCGTAGTGAGGAGGCTAGGCTTTTTCAAACTCATGCTCTTTTATCAAAGATCGATAAGTCAATGGTTAGTGTTCCTGTTTTGGCACATAAGTTGGTGCATATTCAAGCAAACATCATTTGCAAATGCTTGCCGGATATTGTGAAGAAGATTAATGACAAACTCGCTGTCAATGTTGCTTCTCTCAACAAGTTACCACAACATTTGAGTTCTGTTGCTGAAGCGTTGACAATGTTCATGCGTATTTTGagttccaccaaagagtctctaaagaaaatatttctcaGAGGGGAGTTTGATGAGTATGCTGAAGATTTAGAAATGCATTGCACTGCTAGATTAGCTGAGATGCTCAACGAGTACGCTGTTGA
The DNA window shown above is from Solanum lycopersicum chromosome 11, SLM_r2.1 and carries:
- the LOC101253255 gene encoding dynamin-related protein 4C-like, whose product is MVNAYDHQEKNHTLWRSNKTFITMHITNNDSASSTSECDLQVVDQKHLALIEPHGSCVPAPIVSSFNDRIRPLLDCVDKLRHLNIMQEGIQLPTIVVVGDQSSGKSSVLESLAGISLPRGQGICTRVPLIMRLQNHNETELHLEYNGKLVPTDEVNIAEAIVLATNEIAGHGKGISNIPLSLIVKKNGVPDLTMVDLPGITRVPVHGQPEDIFEQISDIIMKYITPEESIILNVLSATVDFPTCESIRMSQKVDKTGERTIAVVTKVDKAPEGLLEKVTSNDVNIGLGYVCVKNRTGNKSYDEARSEEARLFQTHALLSKIDKSMVSVPVLAHKLVHIQANIICKCLPDIVKKINDKLAVNVASLNKLPQHLSSVAEALTMFMRILSSTKESLKKIFLRGEFDEYAEDLEMHCTARLAEMLNEYAVELHSKNVEKKEDFLMDEIMSLKEANGIGLPNFLPRAVFLNVLQKKVSVISAIPEVFVEKLWNYIETVVIKVLMHHFGDYQQLQSSTRCAVQNLIAKRKDESINWVREIIETERLTDYTYNPEYVATCSTLMEQQKPFMEIMNDSDKPSIIKLKEIGEVDVGSLRMNKDIAQQAFELKMRMIAYWKIVLMRMVDHMALYAMFSLRKMVNYEIEQEIVNELMASHGGGIERMLEESPCVSEKRLRLKRSVKLLKESKDVVAKIMDRIALQTYGEKA